The DNA segment ACAAAAGGTAAATTGGGAGATATATTAAAATTTATTCAATGGGCATACCATGTATGGTTGCCAAATAGTGGTTTTGAAACTACAACAAACCCTTCCTATTCAATTTTCAAAAAAAACCATTTTTTAGAAAAAGATGGAGAGTTTGAGGCTACTTATTATCTTCCTATACAATATATTTAAGTCTAAAAATAAGATTAAAATAATTTAGTTTTTGATTTATTATTGTTGATTTATTGTATTTTTTTGTATTTCTTTGTTTTAAAAATATATTTGTTTCGTTTATATTTTTTCTACTTTAAAATTAGATTAATCCCTTGTAGTAATAAAAAAATTATAAAATTTTTTTTAAATAATGTGTAATAATTGTCACAACAAATTTATTTCTTAAGGATTACCCATGAAAGCATTAGCAGAAAAATATGAAGATACATTATACTTTTCAACATTTAGCATAGGATATTATTTAGCAGCATTTGCAGTATATATGTTAGTATTTTAATTGACACATTAATATTGTAATCAAATTGAAATACTCATTTAATAGAATTTCTTCCCTAATTCAATTTAAGGAGTAGAATATGTTAACTGAGAAATATTCTAATACAATACTTTTTTCATCGATTTCGTTACTTCATTACACAATGGCAGTTGGTATATATTTCGTTGTTATGTATTTATAAAATATAGCTACTTTACAAGATTATAAGTTGCAAAATTTTATTCTTTTCCCCTTCTTCTTAGCATAATAAGTTATTGCTATAAATTATACAAATAATCAATTTCCAAATTTAAAATAGATGATATAATTGCTTTTTAGGAGTTTATTATGAGCTTTTTAACTATATTAGCTTTTGCAGGAGCCATGTTTTTGCTTGCAGTAACACCAGGTCCAGGAGTATTTGCAACAGTCTCAAGAGCGCTTGCCTCAGGATTTACAAATGCAGCAATTTTAGTTGTGGGGATTATTTTAGGAGATATTGTATATCTTCTTATGGCAATTTTTGGTCTAAAATCGATTGCAATGTATATGGGAGAGTTTTTTATTTTTGTTAAATATATAGGTGGGGTCTATCTTATCTATTTGGGGTATAAAATATTAACTTCAAAACAAAGTAGCACAAATATAAAAGCAAAAAGTGAACTCTCATGGAAGAAGAACTTTCTAACAGGTCTTCTAATAACGCTTAGTAACCCAAAAGTTATTCTTTTTTATTTAGGTTTTCTACCAACTTTTGTTAATTTAAATAGTTTAAAAGTATTTGATATATTAATAATTGTATCTATAACTATTTTTGTAATTGCTTGTGTACTTTTAAGTTATGCTTATAGTGCAAGTGGTGCAAAAAAATTATTCAAAAGCAAAAGTGCGCAAAAAAAGATGGATATTGCAGCAGGATCAGTAATGATAACTGCAGGTGGAGTATTGATTTTAAAAGCATGACGAAAAGAGTTAAAACTCTGTTTCGTCGTGATAAAATTTGTTAACGCCATTAAAGCCTTCTAAAAAGTAAAGAAAAAAAGTTACATCTTTTATCTCCTCTTTTGTAATTTTACCTTTCATACTTGGCATTGTATCAAAGTGTTTTATAACACCTTCAAGACAGATTGTTTTTGCTTTATTAGGATTATATAGATAATCTATTACAAAATCCATTGCTTCATGAAGTTGGAACTCAATATCCTCTTTAGAGCCTATTTGGCTTTTTAATCTGTATGATATCTCATTTCCTGTAGGAGCTTTGAGTTTTAAAGTTTCGTTATTCTCCTCAATAAAATTTTTCATTAAAATATCTATTGGCATAGATTTTACATGGCACTCTTGACATTTTTTTTCAAAAACCTTTTCTCCCAATTCGTATCTTTGTCTATCAAATTCAGGCGGTAAAGCATATAAAGAGCCAAGAATTATAAACAGAAAAACAATAACTTTCATAGGAACTCCTTTTATAATTTAATTAATTATAAAGTAAAGATAATAGTTAAAACTGAGAAAAAATAATTAGATTAAATTGTTATTTTCTTATTTATTTATAGATTTTTGATAATTAATAAGCTAAAATGTACAAAAAACTAAAAGAATTATCATGGGCACAGAAAAAAAAGTAATATTTTTGGTCTTGTTGTTAATTGTTGTAATAATCTCTTGTGTTAATATTCATACTCCTTTGCTTCTTGCAAAACATACAAATGGAGTTGAAACTACTGAAGAGATAACAATAAACAAAGAAGATAAGAGTCAAGAGGCAGCTTCTACTGAAGAAGTGATAGTAAGCCAAGAGGAGCCTTCAACCGCTACTCAAGAGGTTCAAGTTGAAGTTAATGAACCAGAAAATAAAGAGGTTCAAGTAACACAAGATAATCCAGAAGATACGACAGAAAAAGTTATTAATGAAAAAGAACCAACTGAAGATCAAATGGAACCTTTGATTAAAACTGACCCTAGATATATTAGAGAAAATGATGAAAAACCAATTGAACAACTCTCAATTGTAACGCAACAGATTCAAATTGATATCAACAATTTTATAAAAGATAACCCAATTGTTTTTAAAAGAGCAAGCTATTCATTAAATGAAAATAGTATGAAAAGCATACAAATGATTGCAGATATACTTAAATTAAATCCAAATATTAAAATGGAAGTTGCAGGGCATACAGATGCTGCTGGAAAAGAGAAAGATAATAAAGAGATATCTTATGAAAGAGCAAGAAGGGTTAAAAACGCACTTGTTGATTTAGGTATTGATGAAGGAAGGTTGATTGTAAGAGGTTATGGAGAAGAGATTCCATTAGTTAAAAACAGTCCAAATGGTTACTCTATGATAAATAGAAGAGTAGAATTCAATATAGTTGAGGAATAAAAAGTGATAGAAATTGCATCTCAAATAGTATTTTGTCTGGTAATTGCAGCCTTTATAGGTTTTTTAATAGGTCTTTTAATTGGAAGAGCTTTTTGTGGAGATAGAAGAAATGTATATAACAGTGTTACTTCCCATGGTGGAGCTGCAGCTGGAAATATTTATAATAAACCACTAATTAGAAGTACTCCAAGACCAACAGGAAAAGATGACCTCAAATTAATAGAGGGAATAGACAAAGAGATGGAACAAAAACTTAATGTTTTAGGGATCTATCATTTTGATCAAATTGCTAAATGGAGTCCAAAAAACTGCCATTGGGTTGAAGAGTATTTTATACTTGAAGATAATCAAATTAGAGAACAAGATTGGATTGAAAAAGCTAAAAAACTCTCAAATATTAATTAATTTTACTATTTATTAGATTTTTTACACAAACTTCAATCATATTAAAGACTTTATCAAAACCTTCAAAACCGTTAAAGAAGTATGGGTCAGGAACATCTTGACCCTCAAAGCCAAAGTTTCCAAGTTTAACTACACTATTGCACCCCATTTTTTTTAGATTTGTAATATTACTCTCATCTAAAGCTACAATCAAATCGAACTCTTTAAAATCCTTTTGATTAACTTGTCTTGCCCTTTGATTAGAGATATCTATACCATTTTGTTTTGCTACTTTTATAGAGTTGTCACAAGGTTTTTCTCCTATATGCCAACTGCCTGTTCCCGCACTGTCACATCTAATATTTAAACCTTTTTGTTTTACATACTCTTTTGCAATACCTTCAGCAAGAGGTGAACGACAGATATTACCCAAGCAGACAAATAAAATTGAGTTTATCTCCATTTTTTCTTTAACCCTATATCTATATATTTTCTAATCTTTTTAACTTCTTCTATATACATATTGTAAGAGATAAGCTCTTTTTTGTCATCTCTTATCTCTTCTCCCCATGGAGTAATAACACCACTTCCTTTTGCCATATCATCATTTGCACTATTTGAAGCTAATACATAACATTGATTAGCAACAGCAAGAGCTTTTGTCATTGTCTCATAGTGCTCTTTCCTTTTTGCACCCCACATTGCTGGAACTAATATTAAATCAGCTCCTAAAACCTTTAGCCAATATTCAGGAAATCTAACTTCAAAGCATATTAATGCTGCAACTTTTAATCCATCAATATCTATAACCTTCATATTCTCTAGTTTACCTTTTGCAAAATTTTCAGGTTCATTTCCTAGTGGGAATAATCTATGTTTAGATTGTCTATGAACAACCTTTCCTTTATGGAAAATGTATAGAGTATTGTAGTAATCAATATCCTCTTTTTGCAAAAAGGTCATAGCAATTGTTTTGTTTTCAGAGAGTTTTTTAATTTTCTTTTTAATCTTTTGCATATAATCACAAGCTTCATCCATTCTATCATAACAAAAACCAGTTAAACATAACTCAGGAGCCAAAATAAATGAGTCATTTTCACAAGACTCAATAAGAGCCTTTAAATGTTTGTAGTTTGCTTTAAAATCATCTGTTGTTTTAATTTGTAGTGTTATTAATTTCATCTTTTGCTACTTTTATTAGATTGTTTATTTTATTTTCATACTCTTTTGTAAGACTTAAATCACTAGATTCAAATCTTGTAACTAATATAGGTGTAGTATTAGAAGCTCTTACTAAAGCCCACCCCTTTTCAAAAACTATCCTTACCCCATCAATATCTATAAGTTCAACTATCTTTGGAAAATCTTTTGGAGGAGATTTTAAAAGCTTTTTAAATTTTTCCATCAAAACAAACTTTTCTTCTTCTGTAGTTTTTATTTTTGTCTCTTCTGTTGAATAGATTTTGGGTAAAGAGTCTATTTGTTTATCTATATCCATTTTGTCTTTTATTAATTCTAATATTCTAAAGGTTGCATAAATTCCATCATCAAAGCCAAAAAATCTATCATTAAAAAAGATATGTCCTGAAACT comes from the Halarcobacter ebronensis genome and includes:
- a CDS encoding LysE family translocator, with amino-acid sequence MSFLTILAFAGAMFLLAVTPGPGVFATVSRALASGFTNAAILVVGIILGDIVYLLMAIFGLKSIAMYMGEFFIFVKYIGGVYLIYLGYKILTSKQSSTNIKAKSELSWKKNFLTGLLITLSNPKVILFYLGFLPTFVNLNSLKVFDILIIVSITIFVIACVLLSYAYSASGAKKLFKSKSAQKKMDIAAGSVMITAGGVLILKA
- a CDS encoding OmpA family protein; this translates as MGTEKKVIFLVLLLIVVIISCVNIHTPLLLAKHTNGVETTEEITINKEDKSQEAASTEEVIVSQEEPSTATQEVQVEVNEPENKEVQVTQDNPEDTTEKVINEKEPTEDQMEPLIKTDPRYIRENDEKPIEQLSIVTQQIQIDINNFIKDNPIVFKRASYSLNENSMKSIQMIADILKLNPNIKMEVAGHTDAAGKEKDNKEISYERARRVKNALVDLGIDEGRLIVRGYGEEIPLVKNSPNGYSMINRRVEFNIVEE
- a CDS encoding low molecular weight protein-tyrosine-phosphatase, which gives rise to MEINSILFVCLGNICRSPLAEGIAKEYVKQKGLNIRCDSAGTGSWHIGEKPCDNSIKVAKQNGIDISNQRARQVNQKDFKEFDLIVALDESNITNLKKMGCNSVVKLGNFGFEGQDVPDPYFFNGFEGFDKVFNMIEVCVKNLINSKIN
- a CDS encoding carbon-nitrogen hydrolase family protein, with the protein product MKLITLQIKTTDDFKANYKHLKALIESCENDSFILAPELCLTGFCYDRMDEACDYMQKIKKKIKKLSENKTIAMTFLQKEDIDYYNTLYIFHKGKVVHRQSKHRLFPLGNEPENFAKGKLENMKVIDIDGLKVAALICFEVRFPEYWLKVLGADLILVPAMWGAKRKEHYETMTKALAVANQCYVLASNSANDDMAKGSGVITPWGEEIRDDKKELISYNMYIEEVKKIRKYIDIGLKKKWR